From Micromonospora rhizosphaerae, the proteins below share one genomic window:
- a CDS encoding F0F1 ATP synthase subunit delta yields MQAASRESYKVAAERLDAYVRGAEPSAVASTADDILSVADLLRREPRLRRALSDPARSGEDRVGLLTGILGGNVGADALDLLAALVSGRWSAPSELLDGTERLGVEALLASADKAGELGEVEDELFRFGQVVAGQPGLSNTLSDPIAPAERRAGLARELLAGKARPATIRLVEVALRGFGGRSFTGALTRLVELAADRRDRQVAYVTVAAPLSDEEERRLGARLSAMYGREVSVKQTVDPEVLGGVSVRVGSDLYDGTVLRRLNETRNALAKR; encoded by the coding sequence ATGCAGGCCGCCAGCCGGGAGTCGTACAAGGTCGCGGCCGAGCGCCTCGACGCGTACGTCCGCGGCGCGGAGCCGTCGGCGGTGGCCTCCACCGCCGACGACATCCTCTCCGTCGCCGATCTGCTGCGGCGCGAGCCGCGGCTGCGCCGGGCGCTCTCCGACCCGGCCCGCTCCGGCGAGGACCGGGTCGGTCTGCTGACCGGGATCCTCGGCGGCAACGTCGGCGCGGACGCGCTCGACCTGCTGGCCGCGCTGGTCTCCGGCCGGTGGTCGGCGCCGTCGGAGTTGCTCGACGGCACCGAGCGGCTGGGCGTGGAGGCGCTGCTGGCCAGCGCCGACAAGGCGGGCGAGCTGGGCGAGGTCGAGGACGAGCTGTTCCGCTTCGGGCAGGTCGTCGCCGGCCAGCCGGGGCTCTCCAACACGCTCTCCGATCCGATCGCCCCGGCCGAGCGGCGGGCCGGCCTGGCCCGCGAGCTGCTCGCCGGCAAGGCCCGCCCGGCCACCATCCGCCTCGTCGAGGTGGCGCTGCGCGGCTTCGGGGGACGCTCCTTCACCGGGGCGCTCACCCGGCTGGTCGAGCTGGCCGCCGACCGGCGGGACCGTCAGGTCGCGTACGTGACCGTGGCGGCCCCGTTGAGTGACGAGGAGGAGCGACGCCTGGGTGCCCGCCTCTCCGCGATGTACGGTCGAGAGGTTTCCGTCAAGCAGACGGTGGACCCCGAGGTGCTCGGCGGAGTGAGCGTGCGGGTCGGCTCCGACCTGTACGACGGCACCGTCCTGCGCCGCCTCAACGAGACCCGCAACGCACTCGCGAAGCGCTGA
- the glyA gene encoding serine hydroxymethyltransferase yields the protein MENATSTFWGPDFEQLSATDPEIAGVVLGELERLRGGLQLIASENLTSPAVLAALGSTLTNKYAEGYPGRRYYGGCAEVDRAEEIGIARAKELFGAEHANLQPHSGASANLAAYAALLQPGDTVLAMDLPHGGHLTHGSRVNFSGKWFATVGYTVRRDTELIDYDEVRDLALAHRPKMIICGATAYPRLIDFARFREIADEVDAYLMVDAAHFIGLVAGKAVPSPVPYADVVCFTTHKVLRGPRGGMILCRESLASRIDKAVFPFTQGGPLMHAVAAKAVALREAAQPEFRAYASQVVSNAQALAVGLEAEGMRPVSGGTDTHLALIDLREVGVTGADAEARCDAAAITLNKNAIPYDPQKPMVASGVRVGTPSVTTQGMREGEMRRVAALIARAVRTDPAAPGGADKLTRIAADVAELVADFPAYPRG from the coding sequence GTGGAGAACGCGACGAGCACCTTCTGGGGGCCGGACTTCGAGCAGCTCAGCGCCACCGACCCGGAGATCGCCGGGGTGGTGCTCGGCGAGCTGGAGCGGCTGCGCGGTGGCCTGCAACTGATCGCCAGCGAGAACCTCACCTCACCGGCGGTGCTCGCCGCGCTCGGCTCGACGCTGACCAACAAATACGCCGAGGGCTACCCCGGCCGGCGCTACTACGGCGGCTGCGCCGAGGTGGACCGGGCCGAGGAGATCGGCATCGCCCGGGCGAAGGAGCTCTTCGGGGCCGAGCACGCCAATCTCCAGCCGCACTCCGGCGCCAGCGCCAACCTGGCCGCGTACGCCGCGCTGCTGCAGCCGGGGGACACGGTGCTGGCGATGGACCTGCCGCACGGCGGGCACCTCACCCACGGCAGCCGGGTGAACTTCTCCGGCAAGTGGTTCGCCACGGTCGGCTACACGGTCCGCCGGGACACGGAGCTGATCGACTACGACGAGGTACGCGACCTGGCGCTGGCCCACCGCCCAAAGATGATCATCTGCGGCGCCACCGCCTATCCGCGGCTGATCGACTTCGCCCGGTTCCGGGAGATCGCCGACGAGGTGGACGCCTACCTGATGGTCGACGCCGCGCACTTCATCGGGCTGGTCGCCGGGAAGGCCGTTCCCTCTCCGGTGCCGTACGCCGACGTCGTCTGCTTCACCACCCACAAGGTGCTGCGTGGCCCGCGCGGCGGCATGATCCTCTGCCGGGAGTCGCTGGCGTCCCGGATCGACAAGGCGGTCTTCCCGTTCACCCAGGGCGGCCCGCTGATGCACGCCGTCGCGGCCAAGGCGGTGGCGCTGCGCGAGGCCGCGCAGCCCGAGTTCCGCGCGTACGCCTCCCAGGTGGTCAGCAACGCGCAGGCGCTCGCGGTCGGGCTGGAAGCCGAGGGGATGCGCCCAGTCTCCGGCGGCACCGACACCCACCTCGCTCTGATCGACCTGCGGGAGGTCGGGGTGACCGGCGCGGACGCCGAGGCCCGCTGCGACGCCGCCGCCATCACGCTCAACAAGAACGCGATTCCGTACGACCCGCAGAAGCCGATGGTCGCCTCCGGCGTCCGGGTCGGCACCCCGAGCGTCACCACCCAGGGCATGCGCGAGGGGGAGATGCGTCGGGTGGCCGCCCTGATCGCCCGCGCGGTGCGGACGGATCCGGCCGCCCCCGGGGGCGCGGACAAGCTGACCCGGATCGCCGCCGACGTGGCCGAGCTGGTCGCCGACTTCCCGGCGTACCCCCGTGGCTGA
- the atpA gene encoding F0F1 ATP synthase subunit alpha: MAELTISTEEIRGALERYVSSYTADVSREEVGTVADAGDGIAHVEGLPSTMTNELLEFEDGTLGVALNLDIREIGVVVLGDYGGIEEGQRVKRTGRVLSVPVGDAFLGRVVNALGQPIDGLGDISNEGYRELELQAPNVMARQSVFEPLQTGIKAIDAMTPIGRGQRQLIIGDRKTGKTTIALDAILNQRDNWRSGDPKKQVRCIYVAIGQKASTIASIKGLLEEQGAMEYTTIVASPASDPAGFKYLAPYTGSAIGQHWMYGGKHVLIVFDDLSKQAEAYRAVSLLLRRPPGREAYPGDVFYLHSRLLERCAKLSDEMGGGSMTGLPVIETKGNDISAFIPTNVISITDGQIFLETDLFNQGVRPAINVGTSVSRVGGSAQVKPMKKVAGSLRLNLAQYRELEAFAAFASDLDKASRAQLDRGGRLVELLKQPNYSPYPVQEQVVSVWAGTEGKLDDIPVGEVRRFESEFLQYLRHKHEGVLAAIADGKWDDEIIGSLDSAITEFKQLFLGKEEETRINEPAAKPLEGEETRETVTRFREGTTDRPAES; this comes from the coding sequence ATGGCCGAGCTGACCATCTCGACGGAGGAGATCCGCGGCGCCCTGGAGCGCTACGTCTCCTCCTACACGGCCGACGTCTCCCGCGAGGAGGTCGGCACCGTCGCCGACGCCGGCGACGGCATCGCCCACGTCGAGGGTCTCCCCTCGACCATGACCAACGAGCTCCTGGAGTTCGAGGACGGCACGCTCGGCGTGGCCCTGAACCTCGACATCCGGGAGATCGGTGTCGTCGTCCTCGGCGACTACGGCGGCATCGAAGAGGGCCAGCGCGTCAAGCGCACGGGCCGCGTCCTCTCCGTGCCGGTCGGCGACGCCTTCCTCGGCCGCGTGGTCAACGCGCTCGGCCAGCCGATCGACGGCCTCGGCGACATCTCGAACGAGGGCTACCGCGAGCTGGAGCTGCAGGCCCCGAACGTGATGGCCCGGCAGTCCGTCTTCGAGCCGCTGCAGACCGGCATCAAGGCGATCGACGCGATGACCCCGATCGGCCGGGGCCAGCGCCAGCTGATCATCGGCGACCGGAAGACCGGTAAGACCACGATCGCCCTGGACGCCATCCTCAACCAGCGGGACAACTGGCGCTCCGGCGACCCGAAGAAGCAGGTCCGCTGCATCTACGTCGCCATCGGCCAGAAGGCCTCCACGATCGCCTCGATCAAGGGCCTCCTGGAGGAGCAGGGCGCGATGGAGTACACCACCATCGTCGCGTCCCCGGCCTCCGACCCGGCGGGCTTCAAGTACCTCGCCCCGTACACCGGCTCGGCCATCGGCCAGCACTGGATGTACGGCGGCAAGCACGTGCTGATCGTCTTCGACGACCTGAGCAAGCAGGCCGAGGCGTACCGGGCCGTGTCGCTGCTGCTGCGCCGCCCGCCGGGCCGCGAGGCGTACCCGGGTGACGTCTTCTACCTGCACTCCCGGCTGCTGGAGCGCTGCGCCAAGCTCTCGGACGAGATGGGCGGCGGCTCGATGACCGGTCTGCCGGTCATCGAGACGAAGGGCAACGACATCTCGGCCTTCATCCCGACCAACGTCATCTCGATCACCGACGGCCAGATCTTCCTCGAGACCGACCTGTTCAACCAGGGCGTCCGGCCGGCCATCAACGTCGGCACCTCGGTCTCCCGGGTCGGTGGTTCGGCTCAGGTGAAGCCGATGAAGAAGGTCGCCGGTTCGCTCCGGCTCAACCTGGCCCAGTACCGCGAGCTGGAGGCGTTCGCCGCCTTCGCCTCCGACCTGGACAAGGCCTCCCGGGCCCAGCTGGACCGCGGTGGCCGCCTGGTCGAGCTGCTCAAGCAGCCGAACTACTCGCCGTACCCGGTGCAGGAGCAGGTCGTCTCCGTCTGGGCCGGCACCGAGGGCAAGCTGGACGACATTCCGGTGGGCGAGGTCCGGCGCTTCGAGTCGGAGTTCCTCCAGTACCTGCGCCACAAGCACGAGGGTGTCCTGGCCGCCATCGCCGACGGCAAGTGGGACGACGAGATCATCGGCTCGCTCGACTCGGCGATCACCGAGTTCAAGCAGCTCTTCCTCGGCAAGGAGGAGGAGACCCGGATCAACGAGCCCGCCGCCAAGCCGCTGGAGGGCGAGGAGACCCGCGAGACGGTGACCCGGTTCCGCGAGGGCACGACCGACCGCCCGGCTGAGAGCTGA
- a CDS encoding ATP synthase F0 subunit C produces the protein MELLAAVEGSTAAIGYGLAAIGPGIGVGLVFAAYIQSTARQPESSRMTLPYVWIGFAVIEALALFGIAFGFIWAG, from the coding sequence ATGGAGCTTCTCGCCGCGGTAGAGGGCAGCACCGCCGCCATCGGCTACGGCCTCGCCGCCATCGGCCCGGGTATCGGCGTCGGCCTGGTCTTCGCCGCCTACATCCAGTCGACCGCCCGCCAGCCGGAGTCGTCCCGGATGACCCTGCCGTACGTCTGGATCGGCTTCGCCGTCATCGAGGCGCTCGCGCTGTTCGGCATCGCCTTCGGCTTCATCTGGGCCGGCTGA
- a CDS encoding F0F1 ATP synthase subunit B: MFLLAAEGGEAAHNPILPIWQEIVVGGIAFIVLCFVLMKFVFPRMEQTFQARVDAIEGGIKRAEAAQAEANQLLEQYRAQLAEARTDAAKIRDDARADAEGIRQDILAKAREESDRIIAAGKEQLAAERATIVRELRAEVGTIAVDLASKIVGESLADEARRKGTVDRFLSGLESAGAR, from the coding sequence ATGTTCCTGCTCGCCGCAGAGGGCGGTGAGGCGGCCCACAACCCGATCCTGCCGATCTGGCAGGAGATCGTGGTCGGTGGCATCGCCTTCATCGTGCTCTGCTTCGTGCTGATGAAGTTCGTCTTCCCGCGCATGGAGCAGACGTTCCAGGCCCGGGTCGACGCGATCGAGGGCGGCATCAAGCGCGCCGAGGCCGCCCAGGCCGAGGCCAACCAGCTGCTCGAGCAGTACCGCGCGCAGCTCGCCGAGGCCCGCACCGACGCCGCCAAGATCCGGGACGACGCCCGCGCCGACGCCGAGGGCATCCGCCAGGACATCCTCGCCAAGGCGCGGGAGGAGTCCGACCGGATCATCGCGGCCGGCAAGGAGCAGCTCGCCGCCGAGCGGGCCACCATCGTGCGCGAGCTCCGCGCCGAGGTCGGCACCATCGCGGTGGACCTGGCCAGCAAGATCGTCGGTGAGTCGCTCGCCGACGAGGCGCGTCGCAAGGGCACCGTGGACCGGTTCCTGAGCGGTCTCGAGAGCGCGGGGGCCCGCTGA
- a CDS encoding AtpZ/AtpI family protein encodes MADDRTPQSHGGPDDVPPGAGQGWTALSYLIAGMGVWGFIGWLVDRWLETGGVATGIGIVLGMAGGVVLVIRKLGTPT; translated from the coding sequence ATGGCTGATGACCGAACCCCCCAATCCCATGGCGGCCCGGACGATGTTCCGCCCGGTGCCGGCCAGGGTTGGACCGCGCTCAGCTACCTGATCGCGGGCATGGGGGTGTGGGGCTTCATCGGTTGGCTGGTGGACCGGTGGCTCGAAACCGGCGGCGTCGCCACGGGGATCGGGATCGTGCTCGGCATGGCCGGGGGAGTCGTCCTGGTCATCCGCAAGCTCGGCACGCCTACTTAG
- the atpD gene encoding F0F1 ATP synthase subunit beta — MTAPVETKTATGRVVRVIGPVVDAEFPRDAMPDLFNALHVDVTLSGGTKTLTLEVAQHLGDNLVRAISMQPTDGLVRGSEVQDTGSPISVPVGDAVKGHVFNAIGEVLNLKEGETLNPDDHWQIHRKAPAFADLEPKTEMLETGIKVIDLLAPYVKGGKIGLFGGAGVGKTVLIQEMITRVARNFGGTSVFAGVGERTREGNDLIAEMTESGVIDKTALVYGQMDEPPGTRLRVALSALTMAEYFRDVKKQEVLLFIDNIFRFTQAGSEVSTLLGRMPSAVGYQPTLADEMGELQERITSVRGQAITSMQAIYVPADDYTDPAPATTFAHLDATTNLERSISDKGIYPAVDPLASSSRILAPEFVGQEHFQVASEVKRILQRYKDLQDIIAILGIEELSEEDKVTVGRARRIERFLSQNTYAAEQFTGVPGSTVPIKETIEAFKKISEGEYDHFPEQAFFMCGGLEDLERKAKELMEG; from the coding sequence ATGACTGCCCCAGTAGAGACCAAGACGGCCACGGGTCGCGTGGTCCGGGTCATCGGCCCGGTCGTCGACGCCGAGTTCCCGCGCGACGCCATGCCGGACCTGTTCAACGCCCTGCACGTGGACGTGACGCTCTCCGGCGGAACCAAGACGCTGACCCTGGAGGTCGCCCAGCACCTGGGTGACAACCTGGTCCGCGCCATCTCGATGCAGCCGACCGACGGCCTGGTCCGTGGCTCCGAGGTGCAGGACACCGGCTCGCCGATCAGCGTGCCGGTGGGCGACGCGGTCAAGGGCCACGTGTTCAACGCGATCGGCGAGGTCCTCAACCTCAAGGAAGGCGAGACGCTCAACCCGGACGACCACTGGCAGATCCACCGCAAGGCCCCGGCCTTCGCGGACCTGGAGCCGAAGACCGAGATGCTGGAGACCGGCATCAAGGTCATCGACCTGCTGGCCCCCTACGTCAAGGGCGGCAAGATCGGCCTGTTCGGCGGCGCCGGCGTGGGCAAGACGGTGCTCATCCAGGAGATGATCACCCGGGTCGCCCGTAACTTCGGTGGTACCTCGGTCTTCGCCGGCGTGGGCGAGCGCACCCGCGAGGGCAACGACCTCATCGCCGAGATGACCGAGTCCGGCGTCATCGACAAGACCGCGCTGGTCTACGGCCAGATGGACGAGCCGCCGGGCACCCGGCTGCGGGTCGCCCTCTCCGCGCTGACCATGGCGGAGTACTTCCGCGACGTGAAGAAGCAGGAGGTGCTGCTCTTCATCGACAACATCTTCCGCTTCACCCAGGCCGGTTCCGAGGTCTCCACCCTGCTCGGCCGGATGCCGAGCGCGGTGGGTTACCAGCCGACCCTGGCCGACGAGATGGGCGAGCTCCAGGAGCGGATCACCTCCGTCCGGGGCCAGGCCATCACCTCGATGCAGGCGATCTACGTGCCCGCCGACGACTACACCGACCCGGCGCCGGCCACCACGTTCGCCCACCTGGACGCGACCACCAACCTGGAGCGGTCGATCTCCGACAAGGGCATCTACCCGGCCGTGGACCCGCTGGCGTCCTCGTCCCGGATCCTCGCCCCCGAGTTCGTCGGCCAGGAGCACTTCCAGGTGGCCAGCGAGGTGAAGCGGATCCTGCAGCGCTACAAGGACCTGCAGGACATCATCGCCATCCTCGGCATCGAGGAGCTCTCCGAGGAGGACAAGGTCACGGTGGGCCGGGCCCGCCGGATCGAGCGCTTCCTGTCGCAGAACACCTACGCCGCCGAGCAGTTCACCGGCGTGCCGGGCTCGACGGTCCCGATCAAGGAGACCATCGAGGCGTTCAAGAAGATCAGCGAGGGCGAGTACGACCACTTCCCCGAGCAGGCCTTCTTCATGTGCGGCGGTCTGGAGGACCTGGAGCGCAAGGCCAAGGAGCTGATGGAGGGCTAG
- a CDS encoding LCP family protein, producing the protein MLVAKAGTDGGKRSFWRGVPRWARVCTVFGVVLMVLSGAVLVGYKALLARYEGSVGQGDLFGDQAAGAQQRKSDIKGPLNILLVGIDPRNPRTPPLADSIMILHVPAGMDRGYLFSLPRDLRVEIPEFPKANYAGGTGRLNAAMSYGSRVPGQNPDAARGFELLAMAVQQVTGIQRFDAGAIINFTGFKKIVDAMGGVDMYIERDVKSEHLRPDGSPRQLKPGGGGYLGPQAQYRKGQAHLNGWQALDYVRQRYPHNGVPDADYGRQRHQQQFIKAMVDQAFSADVVTNPVKLDRVIRAGGQSLIFNGRGNSVVDFALALKNIRSESIETIKLPAGGIGTGSAYKGEKLLPPAEDFFAALRNEQVDAFMLEHPEFKQKNT; encoded by the coding sequence ATGCTCGTGGCTAAGGCCGGCACGGACGGCGGCAAGCGATCCTTCTGGCGCGGGGTCCCCCGGTGGGCCCGGGTCTGCACCGTCTTCGGTGTGGTCCTCATGGTGCTCAGCGGCGCCGTGCTGGTCGGCTACAAGGCGCTGCTGGCCCGCTACGAGGGCTCGGTCGGCCAGGGCGACCTCTTCGGTGATCAGGCGGCCGGCGCGCAGCAGCGCAAGAGCGACATCAAGGGGCCGCTCAACATCCTGCTGGTCGGCATCGACCCCCGCAACCCGAGGACGCCGCCGCTGGCCGACTCGATCATGATCCTGCACGTGCCGGCCGGGATGGACCGCGGCTACCTCTTCTCGCTCCCGCGCGACCTTCGGGTGGAGATCCCCGAGTTCCCGAAGGCGAACTACGCGGGCGGCACCGGCAGGCTGAACGCCGCGATGTCGTACGGCAGCCGGGTGCCCGGGCAGAACCCGGACGCCGCCCGCGGCTTCGAGCTGCTCGCCATGGCCGTGCAGCAGGTCACCGGGATCCAGCGCTTCGACGCCGGCGCGATCATCAACTTCACCGGCTTCAAGAAGATCGTCGACGCGATGGGCGGCGTCGACATGTACATCGAGCGGGACGTGAAGTCCGAGCACCTCAGGCCGGACGGCAGCCCCCGACAGCTCAAGCCGGGCGGCGGGGGCTACCTCGGCCCGCAGGCGCAGTACAGGAAGGGCCAGGCGCACCTCAACGGCTGGCAGGCGCTGGACTACGTCCGGCAGCGCTACCCGCACAACGGCGTGCCGGACGCCGACTACGGCCGGCAGCGGCACCAGCAGCAGTTCATCAAGGCGATGGTCGACCAGGCGTTCAGCGCCGACGTGGTGACCAACCCGGTCAAGCTGGACAGGGTGATCCGCGCCGGCGGCCAGTCGCTGATCTTCAACGGCCGGGGCAACAGCGTGGTCGACTTCGCGCTGGCCCTCAAGAACATCCGGTCGGAGTCGATCGAGACCATCAAGCTGCCCGCGGGTGGCATCGGCACCGGCTCGGCGTACAAGGGGGAGAAGCTGCTGCCGCCGGCGGAGGACTTCTTCGCCGCGCTGCGCAACGAGCAGGTGGACGCCTTCATGCTGGAGCACCCGGAATTCAAGCAGAAGAACACCTGA
- the atpB gene encoding F0F1 ATP synthase subunit A, translated as MFGQANVLAQGEAAFPPSVEDFYLPSILPWGAENSYWFTKITAMVWIAVGVLIIFFLASYRNPQLVPTKKQWFAESIYGFVRNNIAVDMIGHAGVRFAPYFTTLFCFVLLTNLFAILPFFQVSPNSHIAFPAFLAVISYVLFNYIGIRHHGFVKYFKAALIPPAPWYILPLLIPIEAFSTFIIRPFSLAVRLFANMFAGHMLLLVFTLGGFAMLSANSLLAPVSVLSWVMTVALTLLEALVIVLQAYVFTVLSASYIQGALAEEH; from the coding sequence GTGTTCGGACAGGCGAACGTCCTGGCACAGGGCGAGGCAGCATTCCCACCCAGCGTGGAGGACTTCTACCTGCCCAGTATCCTGCCCTGGGGTGCGGAGAACTCCTACTGGTTCACCAAGATCACCGCCATGGTCTGGATCGCCGTCGGCGTCCTGATCATCTTCTTCCTGGCGAGCTACCGGAACCCGCAGCTGGTGCCGACGAAGAAGCAGTGGTTCGCCGAGTCGATCTACGGCTTCGTGCGGAACAACATCGCGGTCGACATGATCGGGCACGCGGGTGTGCGGTTCGCGCCGTACTTCACCACGCTCTTCTGCTTTGTCCTGCTGACCAACCTCTTCGCCATCCTGCCGTTCTTCCAGGTCTCGCCGAACTCGCACATCGCGTTCCCGGCCTTCCTCGCCGTGATCAGCTACGTGCTGTTCAATTACATCGGCATCCGGCACCACGGTTTCGTGAAGTACTTCAAGGCCGCGCTGATCCCGCCGGCGCCCTGGTACATCCTGCCGCTGCTGATTCCGATCGAGGCGTTCTCGACCTTCATCATCCGGCCGTTCTCGCTCGCCGTCCGTCTCTTCGCGAACATGTTCGCCGGGCACATGCTGCTGCTGGTCTTCACGCTCGGTGGCTTCGCGATGCTGAGCGCCAATTCCCTGCTGGCGCCGGTCTCGGTGCTGTCCTGGGTGATGACCGTGGCGCTGACCCTCCTCGAGGCGCTGGTCATCGTCCTGCAGGCCTACGTCTTCACCGTGCTGAGCGCCAGCTACATCCAGGGCGCGCTCGCCGAAGAGCACTGA
- a CDS encoding DUF2550 domain-containing protein — protein MEIVEGIGIGVAVVLASLLILFIRRALFTRSGGIIRLSVRVSTILDGRGWSPGFGRFVGDELRWYRMFSFALRPKRVLSRKGLAVERRRLPEGQERFSMPADWVILRCTSRHAPVEIAMARSTVTGFLSWLEAAPPGAASPRLASQDWPAA, from the coding sequence ATGGAGATCGTGGAGGGGATCGGAATCGGCGTAGCGGTGGTGCTCGCCTCGCTTCTGATCCTCTTCATCCGGCGGGCCCTGTTCACCCGCAGCGGAGGCATCATCCGGCTCAGCGTGCGGGTCTCCACGATCCTCGACGGCCGCGGCTGGTCGCCCGGCTTCGGCCGGTTCGTCGGCGACGAGCTCCGGTGGTACCGGATGTTCAGCTTCGCCCTGCGTCCCAAGCGGGTGCTCTCCCGTAAGGGGCTGGCCGTGGAGCGCCGGCGACTGCCCGAGGGGCAGGAGCGCTTCTCCATGCCGGCCGACTGGGTGATCCTCCGCTGCACGAGTCGCCACGCGCCGGTGGAGATCGCCATGGCACGGTCCACGGTCACCGGCTTCCTCTCCTGGCTCGAGGCCGCCCCACCCGGGGCGGCCTCGCCGCGTCTGGCCTCCCAGGACTGGCCCGCCGCCTGA
- a CDS encoding F0F1 ATP synthase subunit gamma translates to MAAQVRVLRQRIRSAKSMKKITKAMELVATSRIAKAQARVEASLPYAQAITGVLTALASNSRIDHPLLTPRERVRRAGVLLVTSDRGLAGGYSSNAIRTAESLIARLRADGKEPVLYVIGRKGVTFYRFRNRDIAASWTGFSEQPSFADAREVGETLIKAFSAGADDVEGKAGADGVLGIDELHIVYTEFKSLMTQTPVARIIGPMEVEDRPRAEGLLPAYEFEPEAEALLDALLPKYINTRIYAALIESAASESAARRRAMKAATDNAEEMIEKYTREMNSARQANITQEISEIVGGANALAASGSEV, encoded by the coding sequence ATGGCCGCCCAGGTACGCGTTCTTCGTCAACGGATCCGCTCGGCGAAGTCGATGAAGAAGATCACCAAGGCGATGGAGCTCGTGGCGACGAGCCGGATCGCCAAGGCCCAGGCCCGGGTGGAGGCGTCCCTGCCGTACGCCCAGGCCATCACCGGCGTGCTCACGGCGCTGGCGTCCAACTCGCGGATCGACCACCCGCTGCTCACCCCGCGCGAGCGGGTGCGGCGGGCGGGCGTCCTGCTGGTCACCAGCGACCGGGGCCTGGCCGGTGGCTACAGCTCGAACGCGATCAGGACGGCCGAGTCGCTGATCGCCCGGCTCCGCGCCGACGGCAAGGAGCCGGTGCTCTACGTCATCGGCCGCAAGGGCGTCACGTTCTACCGCTTCCGTAACCGGGACATCGCGGCGAGCTGGACGGGCTTCTCCGAGCAGCCGTCCTTCGCCGACGCCCGTGAGGTGGGCGAGACGCTGATCAAGGCGTTCTCGGCCGGTGCGGACGACGTGGAGGGCAAGGCCGGGGCGGACGGGGTGCTCGGCATCGACGAGCTGCACATCGTCTACACCGAGTTCAAGTCCCTGATGACCCAGACGCCGGTCGCGAGGATCATCGGCCCGATGGAGGTCGAGGACCGTCCGCGGGCCGAGGGTCTGCTCCCGGCGTACGAGTTCGAGCCGGAGGCGGAGGCGCTGCTCGACGCGCTGCTGCCGAAGTACATCAACACGCGGATCTACGCGGCGTTGATCGAGTCGGCGGCCAGCGAGTCGGCGGCCCGGCGGCGGGCCATGAAGGCCGCCACCGACAACGCCGAAGAGATGATCGAAAAGTACACGCGTGAGATGAACTCGGCCCGCCAGGCCAATATCACTCAGGAGATCAGCGAGATCGTCGGCGGCGCGAACGCGCTGGCCGCGTCGGGAAGTGAAGTGTGA
- a CDS encoding VOC family protein, whose product MGPGREALTVGALHHVEVWVPDLDAARQSWGWLLGELGWTPFQDWPAGRSWRLGPTYLVMEASPALSGRVHDRLAPGLNHLAFHAGPPAAVDRLVAAAPDHGWTLLFPDRHPHAGGPGTYAAYLTDGQGYEVELVADVD is encoded by the coding sequence ATGGGTCCCGGGCGGGAAGCGCTGACCGTCGGGGCGCTGCACCACGTCGAGGTTTGGGTGCCGGACCTCGACGCGGCCCGGCAGAGCTGGGGCTGGCTCCTCGGCGAGCTGGGCTGGACGCCGTTCCAGGACTGGCCGGCCGGCCGGTCCTGGCGGCTCGGCCCGACGTACCTGGTGATGGAGGCGTCCCCCGCGCTCTCCGGGCGGGTGCACGACCGGCTCGCACCGGGGCTCAACCACCTGGCCTTCCACGCCGGCCCGCCGGCCGCGGTGGACCGGCTGGTCGCGGCGGCGCCGGACCACGGATGGACCCTGCTCTTCCCCGACCGGCACCCGCACGCGGGCGGTCCGGGGACGTACGCCGCCTACCTCACCGATGGGCAGGGGTACGAGGTCGAGCTGGTCGCCGACGTCGACTGA
- a CDS encoding F0F1 ATP synthase subunit epsilon: protein MAQQLHVELVAVEEKVWSGEAEMVVARTTEGELGVLPGHAPLLGQLAEPSQVRIKQAGGQQLAYDVAGGFLSVTGEGVTVLAESATPATPAR, encoded by the coding sequence GTGGCACAGCAGCTTCACGTCGAGCTCGTAGCCGTCGAGGAGAAGGTGTGGTCCGGGGAGGCCGAGATGGTCGTGGCCCGGACGACCGAGGGTGAGCTGGGTGTGCTCCCGGGCCACGCGCCCCTGCTCGGCCAGCTGGCCGAGCCCAGCCAGGTGCGCATCAAGCAGGCCGGCGGCCAGCAGCTCGCCTACGACGTCGCGGGCGGCTTCCTGTCGGTGACCGGCGAGGGCGTCACCGTCCTCGCCGAGAGCGCCACCCCGGCCACCCCGGCGCGCTGA